Sequence from the Macrobrachium rosenbergii isolate ZJJX-2024 chromosome 26, ASM4041242v1, whole genome shotgun sequence genome:
GGATACAGACTTTCAGTTCCTTAGCAAATCTTCAAGGATGGAGCTGCTAGACCCACATCCTTTTTCTTAACCACAGCGCACGCTGGTACCTATTTACAGCTGTGTGATCTGATGGACGGTTGGGCAAAGAGTAAACCAGGGAACTAAGCAAACGTGAGCCACAATGCTGCATCACTCAGCCAAGGCGCATACTCTGGGTGATTCCCTTTTGCTAATGTGTGAAGTCAggcagtaaatatgtgaaatcagggatttcactaAATCCCTAGGGAATTAGTGAAATTaccaattcacttaataacaTCTGattcccgagggctagtactaaacacggcgaaacagtgattcatctacactgttttgccatgtttagtactagcccctggggggtcaaatgtgtttcgccatgtttaatactagACCCTGGGGGGTaaaatgtttcgccgtgtttagtactaccccctggggaatcaaatgaacttagggacatttgatctcccaggggctagtactaaacggcgaaacagtgtagatgaatcactgtttcaccgtgtttagtactagccctcggggatcagatgttCCTAAGCAAACTGGTCATTTCACACATTCCCTAGgtttttcatgaaatccctgatttcacatatttactgtaacatatgcatatatatatatatatatatatatatatatatatatatatatatatatatatatatatatatatatatatatatacgtgcattaatatattaaaactttaatgtcattaattataaatcaataaatgaaacattgaaCCTGTCCTCATGTTCTTTTTTTCCCTCCCTGTCATGTGTCTGAATTCCCAGAGCCTTATTCTCGTAAGCATTCACAAGCGCCCTATTTAAGTCAAGTCAGCTGCAATAAGGTCTAAGTTTGAGCTCTTTCATCTGACGCTTCGTTCGTCGTCTTCAAGGTAAAGTTTTACctataacgcacacacacacacacatatatatacatacatatacatacacacatatatattctcattTGAATTTAGTTGTCTGTTTCTTCTCGCTGTCATCAAATATTTTCTCTGCTGGTCGGGAGGAGTTACTGGGCCACACCAGCCCTCTACCTCCATTTCACATACCATATCTTTCAGGCCGCCTTTGGGCAAATGCTCATGCTAACATAAGGCCGTCTACAGCTAAACCAAACATACATTTGTGTGGCTCTTGGGTCTAAGAAAGAAACCTCAACCATCCGAGTCAAACAGTCTATAAATGCAGTTTTGCATTTAGGAttcaatattatatatcttacatgcttacagtaatgaaaataatttatttcgaaTAAGATTTTGTCAACTTGCTCTGTACATTCTCCGGCTCACTAAAACTGGAGCGCAGAAAGGATGAACTAGCAAATAAGAGatacctttctcttctctctttatctagACGcccctaaatacacacacacacacatgcacacacacacacacacacacacacacacacacacaagggataTGGGCTAGGCTTAGAGCGAAGGTGAAGGAGTAGATACGATGTttgtaaaatttcagtaaaattttacgATGGGGTATTAGAGACAGCAGGGAGTGATTGTGGGTGAAAAAAGGGAATCAAAATTTGACGACAGAATCTTACAAAATACTCACCctatcatgccaagactgcattCCCTTCAAGCAGTGCTTCTCATTTGCATAGTTTATACccagatccatttgctcattaacctcgctctctgcatttacttccctaTAGAACAactaatttttctctattttttattactgGCCTTCTAtgtctctcactttcttcttgacaACATGATCAATTCATCTTTCTTAAGAGATTGCACTCCTGAGGACTGAACAACACGAGAGTGGAAAAGGTTTGTGCAGGTCCAAGAAAGCAAGTAGAATTGCCTGTTTAGAAAGTGCAGGGGGTAACTAAGAAGTTGAAGCATGGAAAGACACCAGGAACTGACGGGATTAAGAGAGACAATATTATTGACGGAATGACCAATGTTTTGTAAGGTTCTTCTGGTACCTTACGGTCTCTGCTTCCAGTTTGTTCTACAGATATCGTTTTAGGCATTGCTCTCGATGCCTTGATCATATGCTGCCCTCTTCCTTAGCCTATTTGTAATAGTTAGGAATTGCAGTTCCCGTGATACTGTTCTAGGGCAAGTAGTTTGATGAGCTCTTAATACCATCCACTTCTAAAATGTGGACTTGACTACCTTCCTTTCATGAAACTTGCTTCCTTTCACACTATTGGACTGTAATCCATCATTCCTTGGTATAATGGTTAGTGTCTTGGTGTTCTATTAGGATGTCGGGAGTTCGCGCTTCCCCTAggcaagttcctcgttggacgggtgggtaccgttctcagctagcactctgctgggcccgcgttcgattctcagaccggccaatgaagaatcagaggaatttatttctggtcatagaaattcatttctcgttacaatgtggttcggattccacaataagctgtaggtcctgttgctaggtaaccaattggttcttagccacataaaacaaatctaatccttcgggccagccctaggagagctgttaatcagctcagtggtctggttaaactaaggtatgcttttaCCCTAAGGCAATGAAGAATCACTCACTCTACAGTATATCATGgacagttactgccgcagtgcaGGGTCTGTGGTGGGGGGCTGGGGGAACCTGGATGACGTTCGCCCGAGCAACTTCAGGCGGTGGAGAAATGAATCCAaggaattttaatttaactttatcAAACTTGATTTTTGCAGCCATGCCCATTTGGTTGACAAGTTTTCTAAAGCATTCTGGATATACctgataaaataagttttttaataaaGTACTTAAACTCAGAGAATACTGTTCAAATATGGTGACTGTATCCCAAAACATTACTGAAAGAATTCCAAGCTCCAGTTAATGAACAATGTGTAAGTCTCTTAACAGGAAAAAAGTCCTGAAGAATGACGAAACCGGTCTCTATCTAGACTTGGCCCTTAACTTGTAAAAACAATACCCTCATCTCTTCTATATTGTCTTCAGGCTTtcaatacaagaataaagagcAAAAACTTGATTATTTCAACACTTACCATCAGCTTGTGAggaaataatattacttttttcataCATTACCTCATACTCTATTGTAGAGACTACCGAACAGAATGCCATGTGAATAAAATAGCTTTACCTGAAGTAGTGCCCTCAcagaaacattaataaaacacCTAGTTTccttgtaataaaatttatatcacaGTTAAACATACCCAGATAAGTatgcagttaaaataaaaaaaatgattaacctTAGGTTGTATCGACTCATAAAACTAAATACTTAATGCAACGCTTCAAACGGGTAACAGTtaagaaaatgttttactttaattCCTGTCTCTTTACTTACAGTTATTATAACACGTTCTACACGCAACATAAAATGGCTTCCCACAGGACTTCATGTCTATTGATTCTCTACATAATTCTCCACGTGGGGGTAATTACTCACGCAAATGAACCAGTCATCTCTCAGGATTCTGTTGTATCTGGTATCTCTGACGTCTCGTCTAGCAATACTACATACCCCACCTTTTATGGTTCCAAAGGCAACACTAAACCTGATTTTCCTAAAACAATGCCTAGAACTATTCCGTGCCCGGCTCCTGGTGATATCTGGCCCTGTGCATGCACACCAATTGACAACGTCACAATGGACATCAATTGCTCGAACGTGACGAGTGATGGCCAACTCAGATACATCTTCAGCAGAGAATTCCCTTTTCGAAACTTCAGGAGCCTCGTCATCCAAGGAAACTTTCACGTGAACGCCCTGCAAGAGGGAGACCTGGGAACTTGCTCCTTCGTCAATATAGATATCAGAGATTCAGCACTGATTACAATCGACGACTTCGCATTGGAGGGAAGCCTCGACACCTTAGAGGCACTCGTTCTGATCAACAACAATATCAGGTATATCCCAGACATTTCGGCCTTCAGCCGTCTGAACAGACTTGATTTCCAGTACAATGCACTGACGGAGTTCCCTTTCCTAAACTCTTCGACACTTCAGACGCTCATTCTTCGTGGATTCCCCTTCGGAGTGATTCCTCCTACAGCAACGTGGTATTTGCCAGCCCTTGCATATGCTGACTTTGCCTTTTGCTACCTGACAGAAATATCTAATGGTAAGCAGATTTCGtgtgtattttcatatgaatgaaaGATGTGAATGTTTTGTgtgcttgcaatctctttcttttcccttggTAACAATCCTCTCCTGAATATTGACAGCTTTCTGGCGTATGAAAGttacgaataggtttcatgtactgaaataataatgagcCTCATTTTGGGCCAGAACTATCCCGTAATTATGGGGAATAgctgaaatatctgaaataaaaaatctaacagcccttCGAAACTCCTATGAGTAATTACATAATTCCACGAGTCTTCATTCTATAATCTTATAACCTGGTACCTACAATTTGTCATTGTAGTCAATGTCGTACACTAATAATCGTGATTTTAGTAAAACTGAATTCTTCACTCTCCTTGGATTTACTGTATAAACTTTtgagttttaaaatgaaattatttttgtaggCTAGTTCTAATGCTGTGCGATGATTGTCAACAATTTATCTGTTCTCAAAAGGAATATAAATGTACcagaaatgaaatgaatcttTATACTTATTGGGAAGGTTGTGTTCAATTTTTGTGGATGCAGTCTGAGTTTAGTGTGTGAATTGGAATCTCCTTCCATTGACTTCTTTGAGTATTCAAAAgggtgctactatagtatgatatctaccgagctattcgcgacctaccaaacattaggatgctatctaccaaaTAACCCAATTAAAATGGCAATTACTCCCTTATATGTAAACTATTTGATTCCCCAGGGCTGCTaaaacggcgaaacagtgactcacctacactgttttccATTATGGTCAAatgaaaatggatggtagatatcataGTGTAGCAGCACCTTCAAAAGTTTAGAATCTTATATCCTCAAAAATAAGCAGAATGGGAGTTTAATTGCTTTGATGCAAAATGTGGATTTGAGACAAGGTATTATATTTACAAGGCACTAAAACACGCTTGTGGTTACGGTGACGAGAGAGATAAGAAGGGGAAAGGACCACAGATGTTGGTGCAAGTTTGGGGATAAGTATAGGAATCAAGAATGTTTGCATATGATATTGCTAGATGTTAGTTTAGAGAAGCTGCATAAACTTGTGAAAGACTTGAAACATGACTGTAAACAGAGACTGTTGAAATTACAGGCAGTCAGTATTAAGATTCAGAGAGTAAATGGAAATCCGGAAGGTGAAAAAATTAATTGCAGTATGAATTGCAAAACTACGTGAACGATCTCCGAGAAAGCTGGGAAACAACTGAGAAGTCCTTTGAAACAAAACTTCAAATCTGTGAAGGGGCCATTTTcacatcacttccataaaggagcgTTGACTCAAagtgagccaactctcctttatggaagtgatgtgAAAATGCTGACTGGAAGTTAGCATTAGGGTACATGAAAGCTAAGAGAAGGACCACTGTATATCGATATGgttggtggaagaatggaagcagctgATTTATGCTAGTATTTGGGAGTCAATGTAATAGATGGTGGTAGGATGAGTGAAGAAGAGTCATATTAAAAGTGAAACAAGGAGGGCGGCAGGATGTGTGCAAAAGGTTGGGTAGAAAATTCAAGTGTGTAAATAGAAGCCAAAATTAGAATGGATGCAGATATTAGGAGAAACTAAAAGTTAGAATGTAAGGGTAATTTTGAACTAGCTTTccattatggaaatgaagtgtggatggtgaaaagaattatattaaaacactttaaataatAGAAAACTGTTTGCATAGAATGCATGGCATTAGAATTCTTGAAAGAGGGAGACATGTGGTAATATGGAAGAGGTAGAAAGTCATCTGGAGAGAATGGAGAAGGATAAACTAGTATAAGAATGAAGAATTCGGAAGTGGTAAGGGAAAGGATACAAAGACCTAAAAGTTACGGATAACTGGCACAAAGGAGGTACTAGGAGAGATATATGAAATGGAAACCTCTGAAATTTGAAGAGAACCCAACTGGTAGGAATGGGGAAAAAGCAACTcctaataaagtaaaaataacaagagtGCATATGAGAAGCATTTGACATGACAATAATGGTGATAAAAAACAATATCTTAATAATGAGAAAGTGGAAATGGCAAGAAAGAAGGTGAAATTTCCCAACAGGACACAGGGGATTGCAATACTCAAGTTGACATCATGCTTCCCATGATATCGATTCTCTCCCTCCAGGGACCTTCACCCACAACGAGCAGCTCTCCTACCTCGAACTGGGTAGCAACAGCTTGAAGTCGATTCCAAAAGACGCCTTTCGCATGAGCGGGGCAAATAACACACTGCTCCTACAGGGTAACCTGATCAGCGATGTGGACCCTGAAGCCTTCTCTGGTTAGTATTAGGATGGCTAATTCTAGTACTACGTATAATTACTAACACATTCCAGAAACTGTATTTCTCGTTACAAACTCCAAACTGCTTATGTTTATTGAACTGACCTTCCTAACCGTAACCCCACCCCGCCAAAATGAATACATAGGATCTGGAGTCAGTGGAACTTCCCCCATCAGCCTTATGCTTGTACTACTCTCAAGAGTTCTCGCTATCTTCGATAAGATTCGACCATTTTTTAAGGCATCCCACTCTATGAAAAGCAAAACAACCTTACATGTCTCTCTTAGAGACTAGATCTTCAATGTAGTTTAGGCAGTCTAGTTAGTTATTAAGGCTCCTCAGCCCTATGGATTAGAGTTGTTTAGTCATAACAGCTCTTGTAAAATAAAGGGCAACGAATCTGCCTGTGGTTTACAACTTCGGTCTACTGTTTGCTCGGCGGACTCGGTGTTCAGTTGTCTCATATTAATCTATGGAAGTACAGAAAATGTGGTTGTTGGGGACAGCAAGCAGCATGGAAGCACCGAGATGAAATTCAATGGTCTTTCAAACACAGTTCAATCCAAAATTTGTAGAGCTACGGTTTTGATACGATCATTTCTACAATATTTTAATAGCCTTAATGAAACCTGGAACTATGAtactgttgttttttctttcctttagtaTCAAAATTGAAGTCTATGCATTTCTCTTCTATTCcgcttcatttataaataattccCTTGCATACCAACATGTCCAAGCTCTAATTACAACTGATCCTTAATTTCTTGGGGGTTAGCTACGAGAATGTAAATCAATTTTAGTCTGCATTATACCTTGTGgttcagaaaaatgaatgaaagggggtttAAAACTCAATTCAACCATCAGCTCTAATTCTGCCAGTCCATCAAACTGTGGACCAATTTGCTATTCAAGGAAAAGGTTTTAACCATGTTTTCCCTCTCCTTCATTTGCTCCTTTTCGTAATTTTAATGCCAAGTACTTCTCTCTTTATTTGACTTGTCTTGAAAGCAATAATTCAAACTGAAAATCATGACGTGAAAAAATGTTCTATTTTGCCATCGCAAAATTTTCATCATCCCATCCATTTAAGCTTTCAATTTACCTGTCCCCTTTTGGAATAATGCTCTCTTATTTGAGTGCTTCTTCGTCTTTCCCTTCTCAATAGGCCTGAAAAAAGTCAATTCGCACAATTAAGTTCCTTCTCTAGATATACTGCTGGCAAGGTTATTTGCTATCTCGTTTACAGGTACTCTCTGGGGCCCTGGTCCACTGAACCTACTCTTTGGGACCCTGGTCTACTGTACCCAAGATTAAAGTCATTTTTTTAATCCACTGACCTCGTAATGCTCATCAGGCCAATGTACCCTACAAAAACCTGTGAAATGTTTTaatatcttcaattttttttaacaaatgttctTTTAAGAGGAGATTCTAACTTCAGTGGGATCCTGTCTCCCATCTTTTTTAGACTCTACCTTTATGCAAGACTCAAAAGTAAATTTCACCAAACTTCTCACAGGTTAACCTGTAGCTTAAAGCCTAAAGTGAACTATATGCTTTTAGTCTCAGACACATAGTAAACTACAAACTTGTAACACTACACTTCACAGAAATCTGTACACCTGTAGCCCTGAAGATACAGTTAAATTGCTGCACGCCTGTGGATTAAATTCACAGCAAATATAAGCCCCGTAAATTATGCACTTGTAGCTTCAAGCTTACTGTAAGCTACACACATGCAGCTTTTCATGTATACCTTTATACAACATTTAACTATTCACACTCAGGGTCAAACTTACCGCAAACTATTCACAAGAATCTTTAGACCTAAAGGAAGCCATGGAACTGTATTTTAACCAAATATCCTTAAGAAAAAGACTGAGACACAACGACCTTTTCCAGGCATCACTGGAAAACTGACATTGAACTCCAACAGACTCCAGGTACTGCAAGAGGAAATCTGGAGGCCTTTGCTCGAGGCGAACGTCATGCTTTATTTAGCAGGTTAGTCATAAAtaaaggaaaggggggggggaggaagggggaagggaagtgaAAACAGAAACTAAAATCCAGTTTAAATTGCTGCCAACACTTTTGCCTGTAGCTTTCTGAATTTGttagaatttcaatttttttttagtttttcgtatTTTACTTTAGCAAAatgttcagtattattattatttacaatatttctaaATTCATAAACAACAACCACGCCTTCACAGAATAAcgtaaaatgtgaagaaaaagtttatgaaaCAAATCAAGAGAATCACCTGAAAATACAAACTAaactaatgaaaaacaacaaattattaaaactttcatttcaatttaAACCCAAAGCCGTACATACTGTAATAACAAGTTCGTGATACCACTTTCTCTTGATCACTATAATTAAGCAATGCTGGGCTTAGTCAATGATTGGATGGGTGACCTAAAAGTAACGCGTTCTCTACGACGATATCAGCCTGTGAACAAAGgtcagtgctggcataaggccggctccACCTAGACCTAGACCAATCAATCAAAACACCATTCCCTAAAACTGCAGCAGACCCTACGAGTTTGGAGTAGGTGGCAATGAGTGATGATAAAGGATCccttccctaacctaacctcctgcctgaaaagaaaaaaaaggcactgatgaccttgccatctgtaaaaccaataaaattgttccatatgaatttccACTTCTGAATATTTATGGTCACTTTGCATAACTTTGCTACTCTCAACAGGGAACTCCTTCACGTGTGGCTGTGACATAGCCTGGCTCATCCTGAATCCGACGCTCTTGTGGCGAGTCCACGATGAGGCAACGTGTTTCACAGGTCAGAAGTTCGTCGAGTTGGATCCTGCGTGGTATATAAACATGTGCTAAGGAATACGGATGTTTCAGAAACCCTATGAAAAGACAAGGGATCATTGTACCTCACGGGAAGAGTAAAACAAAGATAGTGCCACAAAACCATAACCATAAACAAGAATACACACCTGAGTTTCAATGACCTAGCTGCCCTCAGAATCCTTACTGCATATTTAAGAACTTTTTGGCTAACAAACGGCCTAAATTCACAATAGTGGATGATTATGAATTCAATATTCAAATCATTTCATTCTCAGGGACCGtttatgaattttaggaaaaCTAGGTTAAAACAATTAGGCTATATACTATATCgatatactgtattcattattCCAGTCGTTTTGGACATAACTTATCTTGTGAGCCAAGATTTTCGCTCAGTTCGAAATGAAGATTCTGGATAACAACTGCATCGCCAAGTAATTGCTAAAGAAAGAAGGGGTAACATTCGAGAGCCACCCACcctactgaataaataaataaatatatacatacatacacacacatatatatatgtgtgtaatacacTAATTACACCACTTACCCCATCTTGCACacatctgatttccaatgtcttTTCCGCCCATCTACCCAGCCCTCCCTAGATCTGCCTCTTTTCACTAAGCTATTATCGTCCATTCTTTCCCCATGACTGAACCACCTAAAAAATACTTTGATCCAACATTTTGTCTACCAATaacatttttaccacttctaggtgtgtatctccacatttcttacctTATCAGTTCGTCTGCTGCCTATACTACACAGTCCATCTCTCCAGCTTGAGCACTTTTTTTCCATATGCATTCACCATCATCACTTCCATAAAGACAGTTGACTCAACAACTCcttcatacatacacatcttGTCTTCAATAAAACAGTCTCTTCCCAAACTTTTGCAAAAATCCTGCTACCTTCCGCGTTTCGCCTACTGCCACTCTCCTATTCTCCCTTTCTACCAGCATCTGCTTCATTTACTCTAAACAATGAAACAAAGCTACATCTATTTTAATCTTGCTCGCACTGACTCTCAACTTTCTTTCATAAGTTTCTGCAGCTTTTTTTCACTTTACCCTGACAGTACTGTATCAACTTGAACATGAACATTCTACACTACTTTCACGGCTTAGTTTCTTCTCCCACAACTCTGCACCTACGTCTGGTTTCCTTTCTCTGACGTCTTGCATCATTCCACCCAAAAAGATATGGAAGagccatggagacataacacacccttagcctcagacccacttttacaccaaaccagaaACTTTTAAACCCTCTCAGCGTCCTCAACACCATCCAAAGTATTAACCATTTCATATACCTACAAAGAAGCTCATCAACAACGCGTCAATCCTATGCTCTACAGACACTGTGCCAATCACTTCTAGGCTGTACGACTGTCTCACTTCCAAATATTAGGGCCTTTCCAATTAGGCTATACAATTTTATGAAGTatctaaatacatttatatacataaaaccacaaacaaataacaaaactaCAAGAGAATTCAAGACCTAGTTTGAAAAGCCATGGTACAGAGGCTATGGCACCATTCAAGTTTTGAGAGCACTGGTATGGCGACCACAAACAGCAGCCGAGATACCCCATAGGTCTTGTGAATGGGAAAGAAAATCGGAAACCCAAGGCATCTTTGATAGGTTACCAGTTGACAATAACTGAGAAAAACTCGAAATATTTTACTTCTGTCAATTTAGGAACataaggaatatgaaatttaggccaaaggccaagccctgggacttatgaggtcattacgcgctgaaaataatgctaaAACAATTCTTAAGAAAGGGTACTGAGTTATAGTAAacggactgaaaggggttgcagctagggggtgaaggggcgctgcgaagaacctaagtaatgtctacagtgcaccatgtgaggtgcaatgacggcactacatCCCTACGGGATTCTATCGGTTTAGGTCGAACTGCTTGACAGTGTGCTTTCAAGTGGTGTACCAAAGACAGCGTGAAATTGTCATTATGtcacttcaataataataataataataataataataataataataataataacgaggataaccaggagggggcgggggaggaggggaagaaggagggggtTGTATTATTTTCGATGGACATTGCAATCTCTCACATCGTATGTCACTTTTACACCTTAACAAAAAGCTGTGCCATCGAAAATTTTCTTCGGATGTCCAAATATCCTCTTATCATTAAACCGTCTTTGGGAGATATTTTTCCTTAATGGCAGCTGAATCGATGAAAAAGTTAATggaatttagaaaaaaagttttttttacgtaCTTTGACAACTGGTCCGCTTAGTTactgataaaattaaatacattttctctATCAATAAACTTTCAAGTTGATACATATTTCAAATTCTCATCGCTTCTGAGAACAACGCTGATAAGCACAAACACTGGGGATTTTTCCGGGTTCAAAATCTAATGTTAATATGCGAGGGTTCAAAATCTAATGTTAATATGCAAGGGTTCAAAATCTAATGTTAATATGCGATTGCTCTAAGGTGAATGACTGCTCCGGTTAATAAACTGAGTCAACAGTCAATGCCATTAATTATATGGCGCACTGGTGTTAAGGATTATAATGAAACATGGAATACAGCTCAGCTCTTCTCGCTCGTAACCACTATGCAAAagaggaccatatatatatatatatatatatatatatatatatatatatatatatatatatatatatatatatatatatatatatatatatatatatatatatatatatatatatatatatatatatatatatatatatatatatatatatatatatatatatatatatatatatatatatatatatatatatatatatatatataaatataaaatcatgaagctacaaatgtcatttaatatccaattcacgctgcttcggaaatatccccaatggggaattatcaccaaaggggaattttataagtgacaaatggatcggtactgccaggcctcgatccctcgacacagttaccttccaacgactccagtcgacggcctacccactgagccatcaagagaggtataagttaatgccgatcTGGTGTAGGCTACTTGTTTACCCGtcaagagcggggaaattatacttagcttcggcattaaccgacctccaatcatgaagctacaaatgtcgtttaatatccaattcatgctacttcgggaatatctccgatgggaaattatcaccgagggggaatttttttaagtgataaatggattggtactgccgggtctcgatccctcgacacagttaccttccaacgactccagtcgacggtctacccgctcaacaccgatccatttatcacataaaattccccttcagtgacaattccccatcggggatattcccgaagtagcgtgaattggatattaaacgacatttgtagcttcatgattgtatataaatcacagtgttaaaatatatatatatatatatatatatatatatatatatatatatatatatatatgctatattattattcttacccCAACAGCGACAGTCCCAAAAATCGATCCCAGGCCTGAGGAAGCTATTCAGGTTCATTTTCCTATAAATCTAATACCTATCTTTTGATCCAGCCAGTAAATTTGGTAGCTAACACGTAGTTACTTGATTGTGATGGTTACCAACCAGGGTATGGGGCCATCATCCTCATCCTTAATACCTGGTTAAGATAAGAGAGATTATACAGGCGCAacatttggtatttttcattttggataaCCATAGGACTGGTGTGAAGGAATTTGCATGTTGAAAGTACAACAATATctacattgcacacacacacacacacatatatatatatatatatatatatattatatataaaatcatattcagGAAACAAAACAATGTGCAAAGGATATAAGCAAAAGCCCTCTGTGCAGGCATAAGAACTGG
This genomic interval carries:
- the LOC136853042 gene encoding oplophorus-luciferin 2-monooxygenase non-catalytic subunit-like, which gives rise to MASHRTSCLLILYIILHVGVITHANEPVISQDSVVSGISDVSSSNTTYPTFYGSKGNTKPDFPKTMPRTIPCPAPGDIWPCACTPIDNVTMDINCSNVTSDGQLRYIFSREFPFRNFRSLVIQGNFHVNALQEGDLGTCSFVNIDIRDSALITIDDFALEGSLDTLEALVLINNNIRYIPDISAFSRLNRLDFQYNALTEFPFLNSSTLQTLILRGFPFGVIPPTATWYLPALAYADFAFCYLTEISNGTFTHNEQLSYLELGSNSLKSIPKDAFRMSGANNTLLLQGNLISDVDPEAFSGITGKLTLNSNRLQVLQEEIWRPLLEANVMLYLAGNSFTCGCDIAWLILNPTLLWRVHDEATCFTGQKFVELDPAWYINMC